Proteins encoded within one genomic window of Streptomyces kaniharaensis:
- a CDS encoding cytidine deaminase has protein sequence MTAPVVDWERLRAAAREAMSHAYAPYSKFPVGAAALVDDGRLVTGCNVENASYGLGLCAECGLVSALHAGGGGRLVAFTCVDGAGELLMPCGRCRQLLYEHGGPELLIELPSGVRPMSEVLPDAFGPERL, from the coding sequence GTGACGGCCCCCGTGGTCGACTGGGAGCGGCTGCGCGCGGCGGCGCGCGAGGCGATGAGCCACGCGTACGCCCCGTACAGCAAGTTCCCGGTCGGCGCGGCGGCCCTGGTGGACGACGGGCGGCTGGTCACCGGCTGCAACGTCGAGAACGCCTCGTACGGGCTCGGGCTGTGCGCGGAGTGCGGGCTGGTGTCCGCGCTGCACGCCGGCGGGGGCGGCCGACTGGTCGCCTTCACCTGCGTGGACGGCGCCGGCGAGCTGCTGATGCCGTGCGGGCGCTGCCGCCAGCTGCTGTACGAGCACGGCGGTCCGGAGCTGCTGATCGAGCTGCCCTCGGGCGTACGCCCGATGAGTGAGGTCCTGCCCGACGCGTTCGGGCCGGAGCGGCTCTAG
- a CDS encoding ABC transporter permease → MSTATAARPKAPGAPAKKHKLSWPVVLLLIAGALALFSAVGMATGNHSLTSSGQITAALSAAVPIGMAGLGGLWSERAGVVNIGLEGMMVAGTFCGAWAGYLVNPWVGLVAGMVGGAAGGLLHAIITVTFGVDHIVSGVGINLLIPGICAYVNRIYYKDYISAGAGANQSPPADPLPYMTIPGLSSWLADIEKHHWFFISDVAGVLGGMVTNISVVVLLAAALIVVSYFVLWRTVFGLRLRSCGENPTAAESLGVNVYKYKYLAVIASGAFAGLGGAYLSLVAAHFYKDGQTLGRGFIGLAAMIFGNWMPGGLAMGAGLFGFTDSLQLRDPESVHVLILTVSIAMALLAVWQLYRRKFTATVISLVVSGGLGAWYALTDQVQRPLIVATPYLITLVVLSLASQRLRMPKADGQIYRKGQGK, encoded by the coding sequence ATGAGCACGGCTACCGCTGCTCGTCCGAAGGCGCCCGGCGCGCCTGCCAAGAAGCACAAGCTGTCCTGGCCGGTGGTGCTCCTGCTGATCGCGGGCGCCCTCGCCCTGTTCTCCGCCGTGGGCATGGCCACCGGCAACCACTCGCTGACCTCCTCCGGTCAGATCACCGCCGCGCTCAGCGCCGCCGTGCCGATCGGCATGGCCGGTCTGGGTGGTCTCTGGTCCGAGCGGGCCGGCGTGGTCAACATCGGCCTCGAAGGCATGATGGTCGCCGGCACCTTCTGCGGTGCCTGGGCCGGGTACCTGGTCAACCCGTGGGTCGGTCTGGTGGCCGGCATGGTCGGCGGTGCCGCGGGCGGTCTGCTGCACGCGATCATCACCGTCACCTTCGGCGTCGACCACATCGTGTCCGGTGTCGGTATCAACCTGCTGATCCCCGGCATCTGCGCGTACGTCAACCGGATCTACTACAAGGACTACATCTCCGCCGGTGCCGGCGCGAACCAGTCCCCGCCGGCCGATCCGCTGCCGTACATGACCATCCCGGGGCTGTCGTCCTGGCTGGCCGACATCGAGAAGCACCACTGGTTCTTCATCTCGGACGTGGCCGGCGTGCTCGGCGGCATGGTCACCAACATCTCGGTGGTCGTGCTGCTCGCCGCCGCCCTGATCGTGGTCAGCTACTTCGTGCTGTGGCGCACGGTCTTCGGCCTGCGGCTGCGCTCCTGCGGTGAGAACCCGACCGCGGCCGAGTCGCTGGGCGTCAACGTCTACAAGTACAAGTACCTCGCGGTCATCGCCTCCGGCGCCTTCGCGGGCCTCGGCGGTGCGTACCTCTCGCTGGTCGCGGCGCACTTCTACAAGGACGGCCAGACCCTCGGCCGAGGCTTCATCGGCCTCGCGGCGATGATCTTCGGTAACTGGATGCCGGGCGGGCTCGCCATGGGCGCCGGTCTCTTCGGCTTCACCGACAGCCTCCAGCTGCGTGACCCGGAGTCGGTGCACGTGCTGATCCTCACCGTCTCCATCGCGATGGCACTGCTTGCGGTCTGGCAGCTGTACCGCCGCAAGTTCACCGCCACGGTGATCTCGCTGGTGGTCTCCGGCGGTCTGGGCGCCTGGTACGCCCTGACCGACCAGGTGCAGCGCCCGCTGATCGTGGCCACGCCGTACCTGATCACCCTGGTGGTGCTCTCGCTGGCCTCGCAGCGCCTGCGGATGCCGAAGGCGGACGGCCAGATCTACCGCAAGGGCCAGGGCAAGTGA